From the genome of Oceanidesulfovibrio indonesiensis, one region includes:
- the thiL gene encoding thiamine-phosphate kinase, which yields MTPSREKPIRRGQGGAPGACETEDDFFLYLDTFFVRDHPSVELGRGDDCAVLNLPGRSCFTTDLFLEDIHFRTRYFTARELGHKSLAVNLSDLAGMGVRPSGFLLDLIAPKNRTLDAAFWDDFFQAMANLAESAGAVLAGGDLSAGPCLGMAITAWGMPDENSAILTRGPASPGDMLFAVGEFGLARTGLARLESEGREAQARYPSAVAAHCMPTPQIEAGLVLARIAGKHGGVTGLMDLSDGIARDLPRLLRFEHGAALDIPADTLHAEIRAHSAETGEDPVELAVLGGEDYALLGAAHPSVIGRLEQEVEGLRVIGEVVEGEGLTVNGRPFRQSGFDHFGG from the coding sequence ATGACCCCGAGTCGAGAAAAGCCTATCCGCCGAGGCCAGGGCGGCGCCCCCGGAGCGTGCGAGACCGAGGACGATTTCTTCCTCTATCTCGATACATTCTTCGTTCGCGACCACCCCAGCGTGGAGCTTGGCCGTGGCGACGACTGCGCCGTGCTCAACCTGCCAGGCAGGAGCTGTTTCACCACGGATCTCTTCCTCGAGGACATCCATTTCCGCACTCGCTATTTCACCGCCCGAGAGCTGGGGCACAAGTCACTTGCCGTCAACCTGAGTGATCTTGCCGGCATGGGTGTGCGCCCCTCCGGCTTCCTGCTGGACCTCATCGCGCCCAAGAACCGCACTCTGGACGCCGCGTTCTGGGATGATTTTTTCCAGGCCATGGCAAACCTTGCCGAGAGCGCGGGCGCCGTGCTCGCCGGAGGGGACCTGAGCGCGGGGCCGTGCCTGGGAATGGCCATAACCGCCTGGGGCATGCCGGATGAGAACAGCGCTATTCTCACCCGAGGGCCGGCTTCTCCTGGCGACATGCTCTTCGCCGTGGGGGAATTCGGTCTGGCCCGCACCGGCCTGGCGCGGTTGGAGTCCGAGGGCCGGGAGGCCCAAGCGAGATACCCCTCCGCCGTGGCGGCCCATTGCATGCCCACGCCGCAGATCGAGGCCGGCCTCGTCCTGGCGCGAATCGCCGGTAAGCACGGCGGCGTGACCGGGCTCATGGACCTGTCCGACGGCATTGCCCGCGACCTGCCGCGGCTGCTGCGGTTCGAGCATGGCGCCGCGCTGGACATCCCGGCCGATACCCTCCATGCGGAGATACGCGCCCATTCCGCCGAAACAGGCGAGGACCCGGTGGAACTCGCCGTGCTGGGCGGCGAGGACTATGCGCTGCTCGGCGCTGCGCATCCCTCGGTCATCGGCCGTCTGGAGCAGGAGGTGGAGGGCCTGCGCGTTATCGGCGAGGTTGTTGAAGGCGAAGGCCTGACCGTGAACGGCAGGCCCTTCAGGCAATCCGGATTCGATCATTTCGGCGGCTGA
- the bioB gene encoding biotin synthase BioB — protein MIYEQIFRNAVASEYFTDSEYRALLDPEPSLLHEFLGYARRLRERAFGRRIGLCSIVSAKSGKCSEDCAFCAQSMFYKTGAPEHDVVEPGRVAEAARQAVADGSSRFGIVASGFAPGAGEFDALKAAVRAARGEGLTVDVSVGCLDAREIRALKEAGASGVHHNLETGPAFFPSVCTTHDYEDDVEAVRTAKQAGAYVCSGGVFGLGESWEDRLELALTLRALGVDSVPINFLMPVPGTPMENRPLLSQEEALRIVALFRFIIPQAHIRVAGGRHAIFPGHDRRRLYAAGASGVMVGDYLTRAGAPPAEDAEDLVRLGLEPERIAENVT, from the coding sequence TTGATATACGAACAAATATTCAGGAATGCCGTCGCGTCCGAATATTTCACGGACAGCGAGTACCGCGCCTTGCTCGATCCCGAGCCGTCGTTGCTTCACGAATTTTTGGGATACGCCAGGCGATTGCGTGAGCGCGCTTTTGGCCGTCGCATCGGCCTGTGTTCCATCGTCTCCGCCAAGAGCGGCAAGTGCAGCGAGGATTGCGCGTTTTGCGCCCAGTCAATGTTTTATAAGACCGGCGCGCCCGAGCATGACGTGGTGGAGCCGGGCCGGGTGGCGGAGGCTGCCCGGCAGGCAGTGGCGGACGGGTCCTCGCGATTCGGCATCGTGGCCAGCGGATTCGCTCCGGGCGCCGGGGAGTTCGACGCGCTCAAGGCCGCGGTCCGCGCAGCCAGGGGCGAGGGACTCACTGTGGACGTCTCCGTGGGCTGCCTGGATGCACGTGAGATTCGCGCCCTCAAGGAAGCCGGCGCATCCGGCGTGCACCACAACCTGGAGACCGGGCCGGCGTTCTTTCCGTCCGTCTGCACCACCCACGATTACGAGGACGACGTGGAGGCCGTGCGCACAGCCAAGCAGGCAGGCGCCTACGTGTGCAGCGGCGGCGTCTTCGGGCTGGGCGAAAGCTGGGAGGACCGGCTGGAACTCGCGTTGACTCTACGCGCCCTCGGTGTGGACTCGGTGCCCATCAACTTCCTCATGCCCGTGCCCGGCACGCCGATGGAGAATCGACCGCTGCTTTCGCAGGAAGAGGCGTTGCGCATCGTGGCGCTGTTCCGATTCATCATCCCGCAGGCGCATATCCGGGTTGCGGGCGGCCGGCACGCCATCTTCCCGGGGCATGATCGCCGCAGGCTCTACGCAGCCGGGGCGAGCGGCGTGATGGTGGGCGACTACCTGACCCGCGCCGGCGCGCCCCCGGCAGAGGATGCCGAAGACCTCGTAAGACTCGGGCTGGAGCCCGAACGCATAGCGGAGAACGTCACATGA
- a CDS encoding class II aldolase/adducin family protein, whose protein sequence is MKALVDKFAGKIAASGLAPATGEGAPLVAGLDAGVVWSRDSDQIHGVAPLFEALPINSLAWCRPSGSYGHAVRHLAAMAVRKGVGSIAPQDSETRTFLHDIPVVMAGDSEALALALGRRKGVILHDPRRGPALVATGSVSPEQCFVTVSSMAFACFVAFFGQALEQVRAGGMGAAFRAAFDAAVAALAPMEQASPELMAGPFHDEQTVRRAMDQAGTALVRRGLVDSFFGNISCRLGNTLFISQTGAPLDELPGLIDPVPLDGSTCAGLTASSECSAHTAAILASGARTLLHGHPRFSVILSLYCEERETCSEAGRCHVACRARRDVGGAPVVPGEVGTGPTGLSRTLPPALAESGVAVALGHGVFALGELDFRQAFARLEHVERTARQAYFVQIGMQDAI, encoded by the coding sequence ATGAAGGCGCTCGTGGACAAGTTCGCCGGCAAGATCGCCGCGTCCGGCCTGGCGCCTGCGACGGGGGAGGGAGCACCTCTCGTTGCCGGTCTGGATGCCGGCGTGGTCTGGAGCCGTGATTCCGACCAGATTCACGGTGTTGCGCCATTGTTCGAGGCGTTGCCCATCAACTCCCTGGCCTGGTGTCGTCCATCCGGCAGTTACGGACACGCCGTGAGACATCTCGCCGCCATGGCAGTGCGCAAGGGGGTAGGCAGCATCGCCCCGCAGGACAGCGAGACCCGGACTTTTCTCCATGACATACCGGTGGTCATGGCAGGCGATTCGGAGGCGCTCGCTTTGGCCTTGGGCCGGCGCAAGGGGGTCATCCTCCATGATCCACGGCGCGGGCCGGCGCTCGTTGCTACGGGTTCGGTGAGCCCGGAGCAATGCTTCGTCACAGTCAGCTCCATGGCTTTCGCCTGTTTCGTGGCCTTTTTTGGACAGGCTCTTGAGCAGGTGCGGGCCGGGGGCATGGGAGCAGCTTTCCGCGCGGCATTCGACGCAGCTGTTGCTGCGTTGGCGCCCATGGAGCAAGCGTCCCCCGAACTCATGGCAGGGCCCTTCCATGACGAGCAAACCGTACGCCGCGCCATGGACCAGGCCGGCACAGCCCTGGTCCGCCGCGGCCTCGTGGACTCCTTCTTCGGCAACATCTCCTGCCGGCTCGGCAATACGTTGTTCATCAGCCAGACCGGTGCGCCTCTGGACGAACTGCCAGGACTCATCGACCCGGTGCCGCTGGACGGCTCCACCTGCGCCGGGCTTACAGCCTCCAGCGAGTGTTCGGCGCATACCGCGGCAATACTGGCCAGCGGCGCCCGGACTTTGCTGCATGGACACCCGCGATTCTCGGTGATCCTGTCTTTGTATTGCGAAGAGCGCGAAACATGTTCCGAGGCTGGCCGCTGCCATGTCGCCTGCCGCGCACGGCGGGACGTCGGCGGCGCGCCCGTGGTGCCGGGCGAGGTAGGCACCGGCCCTACAGGGCTTTCCCGCACGCTGCCGCCGGCGCTTGCCGAATCCGGCGTGGCCGTTGCGCTGGGGCACGGCGTCTTCGCTCTGGGAGAACTGGATTTCCGCCAGGCCTTCGCCCGGCTCGAACATGTGGAGCGCACCGCACGGCAGGCGTATTTTGTGCAGATAGGGATGCAGGACGCAATCTAG
- a CDS encoding ATP-dependent helicase, which yields MTRDFSSSLNPSQLEAVYATEGPVLVIAGAGSGKTRTIVYRLAHLVEQGVSPSSILLLTFTRKASQEMLQRAADLLGEGRGLARVQGGTFHAFAYGMLRRHTPPGWPDRLTVIDRSDAESLIREAKAELGFGKGDRSFPKASTILDNVSKSRNKEFALRDILSNESFHLLPYADEIETLGDTYDRKKRACGMLDYDDLLFALETLLRSDEELLTNVRRRFEHVMVDEYQDTNLVQARLVELIAGKGGNVMAVGDDAQSIYSFRGANVQNILSFPQVFPGARTIRLERNYRSTQPILGFTNQILAQSRLLFEKKLWTEDEGGPTPQIIRPLSDLSQARLVAGKIVELRKEHPPGEIAVLFRAGYQSYHLEVELNKLGIRFAKFGGLKYTEAAHIKDVLSFVRILRNPSDTPSWHRVLAPIKGVGPKTSARLVTSLLSGDREYVDSWRKKRPELDALLGFLDELRSREYSPGTLLEQIVKFYTPQLEERYPDDYPRREAGLEELLQIAAGYKELDLFLADLSLENPEPRGGEREEVVTLSTIHSSKGLEWNAVCIIDLIEDRFPSRHAMNRVEEFEEERRLLYVACTRARKYLALFVPKAVYRRGKETTEPATASPFVREIPGEYYEEWQENYTGGLSQTKGAPEYRRPPSALNPPQQRTKPSGTPGAAASAPPPPAPDPSTMGFCNHKVFGRGKIVAVIPPDKYRVNFPGFGLKVILAQYLEMEGEQGRQSG from the coding sequence ATGACACGAGACTTCAGTTCCTCGCTCAATCCCAGCCAGCTCGAGGCCGTGTACGCCACCGAAGGGCCCGTGCTGGTCATAGCCGGCGCCGGCTCCGGCAAGACGCGGACCATTGTCTATCGTCTGGCCCACCTCGTGGAGCAGGGCGTGAGCCCGTCCTCCATCCTTCTGCTCACCTTCACCCGCAAGGCCAGCCAGGAGATGCTCCAGCGCGCCGCGGACCTCCTGGGCGAAGGCCGCGGCCTGGCCCGCGTGCAGGGCGGCACGTTCCACGCTTTTGCCTACGGCATGCTGCGGCGCCACACCCCGCCGGGCTGGCCGGACCGCCTCACAGTCATCGACCGCTCGGACGCCGAATCCCTCATCAGGGAAGCCAAGGCCGAACTCGGCTTCGGCAAAGGGGACCGCTCCTTTCCCAAGGCGTCCACGATTCTGGACAACGTGAGCAAGTCGCGTAACAAGGAGTTTGCGCTGCGGGACATCCTCTCCAACGAGTCGTTCCACCTGCTGCCATACGCCGACGAGATCGAGACCCTGGGCGACACCTACGATCGCAAAAAGCGCGCCTGCGGAATGCTGGATTACGACGACCTGCTCTTCGCCCTGGAGACGCTGCTGCGTTCGGACGAGGAACTGCTGACCAATGTGCGCAGACGGTTCGAGCATGTGATGGTGGACGAGTACCAGGACACGAACCTGGTGCAGGCCCGGCTCGTAGAGCTCATTGCCGGCAAGGGCGGCAACGTGATGGCCGTGGGCGACGACGCCCAGTCCATCTACTCCTTCCGCGGGGCCAACGTACAGAATATATTGAGCTTTCCTCAGGTTTTCCCGGGAGCCAGGACCATCCGGCTGGAGCGCAACTACCGTTCTACCCAGCCCATTCTCGGCTTCACCAACCAGATTCTTGCGCAGTCCCGGCTGCTTTTCGAGAAAAAGCTCTGGACCGAGGACGAGGGCGGGCCAACCCCGCAGATCATCCGGCCCCTTTCCGATCTGTCCCAGGCCCGGTTAGTGGCCGGCAAGATCGTGGAGCTGCGCAAGGAGCACCCCCCGGGCGAGATTGCTGTGCTCTTCCGCGCCGGATACCAGTCCTACCACCTGGAGGTGGAGCTGAACAAACTGGGCATCCGCTTCGCCAAGTTCGGCGGGCTCAAATACACTGAAGCAGCGCACATCAAAGACGTGCTCAGCTTTGTACGCATTCTGCGCAACCCGTCGGATACGCCCTCGTGGCACCGCGTGCTCGCCCCTATCAAAGGCGTGGGACCCAAGACTTCGGCCAGACTTGTGACCTCCCTGCTGTCCGGCGATCGGGAGTATGTTGATTCCTGGCGCAAGAAGCGGCCCGAGCTCGACGCTTTGCTAGGCTTCCTCGATGAGTTGCGCTCCAGGGAATACTCGCCCGGAACGCTGCTCGAACAGATCGTGAAATTCTATACGCCTCAGCTGGAGGAGCGCTATCCGGACGACTACCCCCGCCGGGAGGCCGGTCTTGAAGAGCTCCTGCAGATCGCGGCCGGCTACAAGGAGCTCGATCTCTTTCTGGCTGACCTCAGCCTGGAAAACCCGGAGCCGCGAGGCGGAGAGCGCGAGGAGGTTGTAACCCTCTCCACCATCCACTCGTCCAAAGGACTGGAGTGGAATGCGGTCTGCATCATCGACCTCATCGAGGACCGGTTCCCCTCCCGCCACGCCATGAACCGCGTGGAGGAGTTCGAGGAGGAGCGCCGACTGCTCTACGTGGCCTGCACGCGGGCCAGGAAATACCTCGCCCTGTTCGTGCCCAAGGCGGTTTATCGCCGCGGCAAGGAGACTACCGAGCCGGCCACGGCCTCGCCATTCGTGCGGGAGATACCCGGCGAATACTACGAGGAGTGGCAGGAGAACTACACGGGCGGTCTTTCCCAGACCAAGGGCGCGCCGGAGTATCGCAGGCCGCCTTCCGCGCTGAACCCGCCGCAGCAGAGGACGAAGCCCTCCGGCACCCCCGGCGCGGCTGCAAGCGCGCCGCCTCCCCCGGCCCCGGACCCGAGCACCATGGGGTTCTGCAACCACAAGGTATTCGGCCGCGGCAAGATCGTGGCAGTGATCCCGCCGGACAAGTACCGGGTGAACTTCCCGGGCTTTGGACTCAAAGTAATCCTCGCACAGTACCTGGAGATGGAAGGCGAGCAGGGGCGGCAATCCGGGTGA
- a CDS encoding biotin transporter BioY: MSSIPSLERQVWVALMAATVALGAYLHFPLGPVPFSMQPFFIMLAGLVLGPAGGAASMLLYLAAGCLGLPVFAGGASGFARLLGPTGGYLIGFIAQAAIAGLATRGRGEDLPWVRGIGFLLLSMIPAYVFGVVVLKLVMEIGWAKAVTAGALPFLPGDVVKTALAVAVYKMLRRRGALPVPPQPRR; this comes from the coding sequence ATGAGCTCGATACCTTCCCTGGAGCGCCAGGTCTGGGTGGCTCTGATGGCCGCCACTGTGGCCCTGGGCGCCTACCTCCATTTCCCTCTGGGGCCGGTGCCGTTTTCCATGCAGCCCTTCTTCATCATGCTCGCGGGTCTGGTGCTGGGTCCGGCCGGCGGTGCGGCCAGCATGCTGCTGTACCTCGCGGCAGGGTGTCTCGGCCTGCCGGTGTTTGCCGGCGGCGCATCCGGTTTCGCCCGGCTGCTCGGCCCCACAGGCGGCTATCTCATCGGCTTCATCGCGCAGGCCGCCATAGCCGGTCTGGCCACCCGCGGCCGGGGCGAGGATCTGCCCTGGGTGCGGGGCATCGGATTCCTTTTGCTTTCGATGATTCCCGCCTATGTTTTCGGCGTGGTCGTGCTGAAGCTCGTCATGGAGATAGGCTGGGCCAAGGCCGTGACCGCAGGGGCCCTGCCGTTCCTGCCTGGCGACGTCGTCAAGACCGCGCTTGCCGTAGCGGTATACAAGATGCTGCGCCGACGCGGCGCCCTGCCCGTCCCCCCGCAACCCAGGAGGTGA
- the tsaA gene encoding tRNA (N6-threonylcarbamoyladenosine(37)-N6)-methyltransferase TrmO — translation MDKELCIIGYVESSLTSKDEAPKMEDENAPQAMVRIDPVYRAAMQNLAPGDDVILLTWLHEANRSYLQVHPRGDVHREKRGVFSTRSPDRPNPIGIHRVTLLAVDNGEEPSILVDGIEALNGTPVLDIKPVARTYRSDEEL, via the coding sequence ATGGACAAGGAACTGTGCATCATCGGGTATGTGGAATCCTCGCTCACGTCCAAGGACGAAGCCCCCAAGATGGAGGACGAGAACGCGCCGCAGGCCATGGTGCGAATCGATCCCGTCTATCGAGCGGCCATGCAGAACCTGGCGCCGGGGGACGACGTCATCCTGCTCACCTGGCTGCACGAGGCCAACCGCTCGTATCTGCAGGTCCATCCCCGCGGCGACGTGCACCGAGAAAAGCGCGGCGTATTCTCTACGCGTTCGCCGGATCGGCCCAACCCCATCGGCATTCACCGCGTCACGCTTCTGGCCGTGGACAACGGCGAAGAACCGTCCATACTTGTGGACGGGATTGAGGCCTTGAATGGTACGCCGGTCCTCGACATCAAACCTGTGGCGCGGACGTATCGATCTGACGAGGAACTCTGA
- a CDS encoding alkaline phosphatase family protein, translating to MLHNLSDSRGRNDRRRLVVLGLDGLGLTMAKRLAALPGFDNLARLAASARSMDAELPELSPVNWTSFATAAGPGVHGVYGFTRIDAVSYGISVGDANQVQTPTIFDRLGRRGLVSRVINLPHAWPARPIHGALVAGFVAPDLERAVYPASLAPVLAEDGYIIEADTTRGSDDPDYLLAQLRHTLACRSRLLERFWNSLDWDLFVFVLTETDRLFHFYHPAVEEQDHPLRGACIDLLREWDRTIGFVLERYDALPEPKRLLALADHGFATLDVECDVNSWLREQGWLVTDPAGPKHELDGSCILAKTKAFAMDPGRIYMHRASRFARGTLSDVEADRMAGDIAAALQHLTWRGEPVMEQVHRGADLYSGPAADRAPDLVCTPRPGVDLKAKFDRPQVFARYGRTGMHTAHDVLFYDSLAATPERVRDVGREILRWWGIDPDQPDDSSHATHAVLPPNPLA from the coding sequence ATGTTACACAACCTGAGCGACTCACGAGGCCGGAACGACCGGCGCCGGCTCGTCGTGCTGGGCCTGGACGGCCTGGGCCTGACCATGGCGAAACGCCTCGCCGCACTGCCCGGCTTCGACAACCTGGCTCGTCTCGCAGCGTCGGCGCGATCCATGGATGCCGAACTGCCGGAACTTTCTCCGGTCAACTGGACCTCCTTCGCCACTGCCGCTGGCCCGGGCGTGCACGGGGTGTACGGCTTCACCCGTATAGACGCCGTGAGCTACGGGATTTCCGTGGGCGATGCGAATCAGGTGCAAACCCCAACCATATTCGACCGGCTCGGCAGGCGCGGTCTCGTCTCCCGGGTCATCAATCTGCCACACGCCTGGCCGGCCAGGCCCATCCACGGCGCACTGGTCGCCGGGTTCGTGGCGCCTGATCTGGAACGGGCAGTGTACCCTGCATCGCTGGCCCCCGTTCTGGCCGAGGACGGGTACATCATCGAGGCGGACACCACGCGGGGGAGCGACGATCCCGATTACCTGCTGGCCCAGCTTCGGCATACGCTGGCGTGCCGCTCGCGGCTTCTGGAGCGATTCTGGAACAGTCTGGACTGGGACCTCTTCGTGTTCGTACTCACGGAAACGGACAGGCTCTTTCACTTTTACCACCCAGCCGTGGAGGAGCAGGACCACCCGTTGCGCGGCGCATGCATCGATCTTTTGCGCGAGTGGGACCGGACCATCGGTTTTGTGCTCGAACGCTACGACGCACTGCCAGAGCCCAAGCGGCTGCTCGCTCTTGCAGATCATGGCTTTGCCACATTGGACGTGGAGTGCGACGTGAACAGCTGGCTGCGCGAGCAGGGGTGGCTCGTGACGGACCCCGCCGGCCCGAAACATGAACTGGACGGCTCATGCATCCTTGCGAAGACCAAAGCCTTTGCCATGGACCCGGGCCGTATCTACATGCACAGGGCCAGCCGTTTCGCGCGGGGCACGCTGTCGGATGTCGAGGCAGACCGCATGGCCGGCGACATCGCCGCGGCGCTCCAACACTTGACCTGGCGCGGCGAGCCGGTCATGGAACAGGTGCACCGCGGCGCGGACCTCTATTCGGGACCGGCGGCGGACCGCGCGCCGGACCTCGTCTGCACGCCGCGGCCGGGCGTGGACCTCAAGGCCAAGTTCGACAGGCCGCAGGTGTTCGCGCGTTATGGCCGCACCGGCATGCACACGGCGCACGATGTCTTGTTTTACGATTCTCTCGCCGCAACGCCGGAGCGGGTGCGCGATGTGGGTCGTGAAATCCTGCGTTGGTGGGGCATCGACCCCGATCAGCCCGACGACTCAAGCCACGCCACCCATGCCGTGCTCCCCCCCAATCCTTTAGCTTGA
- a CDS encoding aldehyde ferredoxin oxidoreductase family protein, with amino-acid sequence MRGGAYGRLLHVDLSSRTARVEEPDASLFCRFLGGRGLAGALLRPHVSRSWDDPELPLAILTGALSGTAAPGSNRACIASRSPLTSTFLDSAVGGGLASAIKHAGLDGIVIRGASENLVGLRIVGGAVEFLDAAHLAGRSTADVYTDVLGDAPADPPAFTAIGPAGEAGVAVANIIVDRHFPTGRGLGAVMGAKKLKWLAVRGTGAVPVVDAAGLEAARAKILRLTAASPFLQGQFGISNYGTAALFDLAHSRRMLPTDNFRRTWFDHQGALSAPVLVQRYKAQNSGCAGCHIHCARIAQSELGGEVGWPLPEFDALSHLSALIGNADPDLAVRLNLRCIALGLDPLSTGGVLATRREIMSGNDAPAELLNLLDDIAHGRGEGEILGQGAYRYADAMGRPEAAMTVKGMELPALDPRGAYGLALGYAVATRGGCYLRAFPISHEILRKPVATDRFSFAAKARMIKIAEDVIAAADSLGVCTFMLLAAGLEEYGAAMAAVTGEPWEQGDLMRIGERIVYQERCMLREAGCGPESDDLPARFFHEAGSETETQTIPALDRDAFLKARGAYYSVRGLDEAGNPLPEKAEALGLECPKVGPVSERLDDARR; translated from the coding sequence ATGCGCGGCGGCGCGTATGGTCGTCTGTTGCACGTGGATCTCAGTTCGCGCACAGCGCGGGTCGAGGAGCCGGACGCGTCGCTTTTCTGCAGGTTTCTCGGAGGCCGCGGCCTTGCCGGCGCGTTGCTGAGGCCGCATGTGTCCCGCTCATGGGATGATCCCGAACTCCCCCTGGCGATTCTTACCGGCGCGTTGTCCGGCACCGCTGCGCCCGGAAGCAATCGCGCCTGCATTGCGTCCAGGTCGCCGCTCACGTCTACTTTTTTGGACAGCGCCGTCGGAGGTGGGCTCGCCTCGGCAATCAAGCATGCCGGATTGGATGGAATCGTCATTCGTGGAGCGTCGGAGAATCTTGTCGGCCTGCGCATTGTTGGCGGCGCCGTGGAATTTCTTGACGCGGCGCATCTGGCGGGCCGCTCTACCGCCGATGTTTATACGGACGTTTTGGGTGATGCACCGGCCGATCCGCCGGCTTTCACCGCCATCGGTCCGGCCGGGGAGGCAGGTGTCGCCGTCGCGAACATTATTGTTGATCGCCATTTCCCGACTGGCCGCGGCCTGGGCGCGGTGATGGGTGCGAAGAAGCTCAAGTGGCTCGCTGTTCGCGGTACGGGAGCGGTTCCGGTGGTGGATGCCGCCGGCCTCGAAGCTGCGCGGGCAAAGATATTGCGGCTCACTGCGGCCTCGCCGTTTCTGCAAGGGCAGTTCGGCATTTCCAATTATGGCACGGCTGCGCTTTTCGACCTCGCCCACAGCCGCCGGATGCTGCCCACGGACAATTTCCGGCGCACGTGGTTCGACCATCAGGGGGCATTGTCCGCTCCGGTACTGGTTCAGCGATACAAAGCGCAGAACTCTGGATGCGCGGGCTGCCATATCCATTGCGCACGAATCGCCCAATCGGAGCTGGGCGGCGAGGTCGGCTGGCCATTGCCGGAGTTCGACGCGCTGTCACACCTTAGCGCCTTGATCGGCAATGCTGATCCGGATCTTGCCGTACGTCTCAACCTGCGCTGTATCGCTTTGGGGCTGGACCCCCTATCCACCGGCGGGGTGCTTGCCACGCGGCGGGAAATCATGTCCGGCAATGACGCACCCGCCGAGTTGCTGAATTTGCTCGACGACATCGCGCACGGCAGGGGGGAGGGAGAGATCCTGGGGCAGGGTGCGTACCGCTACGCCGACGCAATGGGCCGGCCAGAAGCCGCCATGACCGTGAAAGGCATGGAGTTGCCGGCGTTAGACCCGCGCGGGGCGTACGGTCTGGCGCTTGGCTATGCCGTGGCCACTCGCGGCGGCTGCTATCTGCGCGCGTTTCCCATAAGCCATGAAATACTGCGCAAGCCGGTAGCTACGGACCGCTTCAGCTTTGCGGCCAAGGCGCGCATGATCAAGATTGCCGAGGACGTCATCGCGGCCGCGGATTCGCTGGGCGTGTGCACCTTCATGCTGCTGGCCGCCGGGCTGGAGGAATATGGAGCCGCAATGGCTGCCGTGACCGGCGAGCCTTGGGAGCAGGGCGACCTCATGCGCATCGGCGAACGCATCGTCTATCAGGAGCGCTGCATGCTGCGCGAGGCTGGCTGCGGCCCGGAGTCGGACGACCTGCCGGCGCGGTTCTTCCACGAGGCGGGAAGTGAGACCGAGACGCAGACGATACCTGCCCTCGACCGCGACGCCTTTTTAAAAGCGCGTGGCGCGTACTATTCGGTGCGCGGATTGGACGAAGCAGGCAACCCGTTGCCGGAAAAGGCTGAAGCGCTCGGTCTGGAGTGCCCGAAGGTCGGGCCTGTGTCTGAAAGATTGGACGACGCGAGACGGTGA